In one window of Vibrio sp. DW001 DNA:
- a CDS encoding sensor histidine kinase encodes MKLKSYLALTTIATSSFIVIVVTTAILLLLQTSHQEGFQARGLELARVLAHNPVVINAVDAKNNNQEYDLQDYIEDIRKSTDASYIVVVDRNAMRLSHPTPDKIGKHFIGDDIYPALESGQEYSSVASGSLGEAIRNFSPVRLNGEVIGAICIGYLSVKTSSILLKKFSDIGLIVGSVYLLGIAAIFAFVFKIKRTFLDYEPEFIVNKFHEHEMVFDSIRDAIIAVDSNMNITTINNSAIKMLSMGASNRYDYINHSLAHYSSSLSHLVLSKQSMFHQGEFMIGKLKYRANIYPINTSKGLLGHAIVFFANLSHDELEREVNYLKNYSEILRSKTHEYSNKLNVISGMLQTGKYDETIDFIQQETDRYQSVLRNIVMSITDSAVASILLAKFNKASEIGVKYTIDVDSNLSNYEKNASEKLVTIIGNLIDNALLASWQNRNNVNPEVSVYLSDRSSHIILEVQDSGAGVPDKISEHILEFGVSSKHDDEHSGIGLYLVKQLVDYFHGSIDWERTDKQTTLFSIYLDKSDVENDN; translated from the coding sequence ATGAAACTGAAGAGTTACCTAGCCTTAACAACAATCGCCACGTCTTCCTTTATTGTTATTGTCGTGACAACAGCTATTTTACTATTACTGCAAACTTCTCACCAAGAAGGCTTTCAAGCAAGAGGATTAGAACTTGCTCGCGTGCTTGCCCATAACCCGGTCGTCATTAATGCTGTCGATGCAAAAAATAATAATCAAGAATATGATCTTCAAGACTACATTGAAGACATAAGAAAAAGTACGGATGCCTCCTACATCGTTGTCGTAGATAGAAACGCAATGCGGTTAAGCCACCCTACTCCAGACAAGATTGGCAAACACTTTATTGGAGATGATATCTATCCTGCTCTGGAAAGTGGTCAAGAATACAGTAGTGTTGCATCCGGTTCTCTGGGTGAAGCCATTCGCAACTTTTCCCCTGTTCGCCTTAATGGCGAAGTCATAGGCGCTATTTGTATTGGCTATTTATCGGTAAAAACCTCGAGTATTCTTCTGAAGAAATTTAGTGATATAGGCCTAATAGTAGGGAGTGTTTATCTGTTGGGAATCGCGGCCATTTTTGCCTTTGTATTTAAGATAAAACGAACCTTTCTAGATTATGAACCTGAATTTATAGTCAACAAATTTCACGAACATGAGATGGTTTTTGACAGTATTCGAGATGCGATTATCGCGGTCGATAGCAATATGAATATCACCACCATAAACAACAGTGCCATTAAAATGCTTTCCATGGGGGCATCAAACCGATACGACTATATAAACCACTCCTTAGCACACTATTCTTCCTCATTAAGTCACCTTGTACTTTCAAAGCAAAGTATGTTTCATCAAGGCGAATTTATGATTGGAAAATTGAAATATCGAGCCAACATTTACCCTATTAACACTTCTAAGGGTCTGCTCGGCCACGCCATCGTCTTTTTTGCAAACCTCAGCCATGACGAACTAGAGCGTGAGGTCAATTACCTAAAGAATTACTCAGAAATATTGCGAAGCAAGACACATGAATACTCCAATAAACTCAATGTAATATCAGGCATGCTACAAACAGGTAAGTACGATGAGACCATAGATTTTATTCAACAAGAGACGGACCGCTATCAATCCGTCCTCCGCAACATTGTTATGTCGATTACAGACAGTGCCGTAGCAAGTATATTGCTCGCAAAATTTAATAAGGCATCAGAGATTGGCGTAAAATACACCATCGATGTGGACAGTAATTTATCGAATTACGAAAAAAACGCATCGGAGAAACTTGTTACTATTATCGGTAACCTGATAGACAATGCATTGCTGGCATCATGGCAAAATAGAAACAATGTTAACCCTGAAGTATCTGTGTACCTAAGTGACCGCAGTAGTCACATTATCCTTGAGGTTCAGGATAGCGGCGCGGGTGTGCCCGATAAGATATCGGAACATATTCTCGAATTTGGTGTGAGCTCCAAACACGACGATGAGCATAGTGGAATTGGTCTGTATTTAGTCAAGCAACTTGTTGATTACTTTCATGGAAGTATTGACTGGGAACGAACCGATAAACAGACCACACTTTTCAGTATTTACTTGGATAAGAGTGATGTAGAAAATGACAATTAA
- a CDS encoding anaerobic C4-dicarboxylate transporter produces MFYVHLMLLLAVIFIGIRHGGIAFGLLGGLGVSILAFVFGVAPGTPPVSVMLIILAVVAASATLEATGGLKLLVKYAEKLLRKHPNQIVFLGPLSTYALTVLVGTGHSVYPLLPVIYDVAYKKGIRPERPMAIATVASQMGITASPIAAAAAVVMATSVDNNLDIGLIDVLKITIPATLTGLLVACTWSLTRGKDLDKDPEFQARCEDEEFRNELIDTTVEAKDGSTEDKRAKTGLIVFVLGIASVIFVALFGKSLNLLPDGVKMSVAIQFLMLSVGAIILLVTKVQPKKIVTSNVFTAGMTAVIIIFGIAWMSNTIISFHKPYLVSMVSDVVSVYPWSFAIAMFVASIFLKSQAAVLTIMLPLGFSLGIPAEVLIGVLPACYAYFFFPFYPSDLAAITFDRSGTTRIGKYVLNHSFIAPGFIGVVTATIVGYFLSMAFN; encoded by the coding sequence ATGTTTTATGTTCATTTAATGCTGCTACTGGCAGTCATATTTATCGGAATTCGGCATGGTGGAATAGCCTTCGGCCTTCTAGGTGGTTTAGGTGTGTCGATATTAGCGTTTGTATTTGGTGTTGCTCCGGGCACGCCACCGGTCAGCGTTATGTTGATTATTCTCGCAGTGGTTGCCGCATCGGCTACTTTGGAGGCAACGGGAGGGTTAAAGCTTTTAGTGAAATATGCCGAAAAGCTCCTGCGTAAACATCCAAACCAGATTGTTTTTCTTGGCCCACTTAGCACTTATGCATTAACCGTTTTAGTTGGTACTGGTCATTCTGTTTATCCTCTTCTACCAGTTATCTACGATGTAGCTTACAAAAAAGGGATTCGTCCTGAACGTCCAATGGCGATAGCGACAGTTGCTTCTCAAATGGGTATTACGGCGAGTCCAATTGCCGCCGCTGCTGCCGTCGTTATGGCGACATCGGTAGATAACAATTTAGATATCGGTTTGATTGATGTTCTTAAGATAACCATACCAGCGACATTGACCGGTTTATTGGTCGCGTGTACTTGGAGCCTTACACGAGGTAAAGATCTTGATAAAGATCCTGAGTTTCAGGCTCGTTGTGAAGACGAAGAGTTCCGTAATGAGCTCATTGATACGACAGTGGAAGCAAAAGACGGCTCAACCGAAGATAAAAGAGCAAAGACAGGCTTGATTGTTTTTGTTTTAGGTATCGCTTCGGTGATTTTTGTTGCTCTGTTTGGTAAAAGTCTTAACCTGCTTCCTGACGGTGTAAAAATGTCAGTGGCTATACAGTTTTTGATGCTTTCAGTGGGCGCAATCATTTTATTGGTTACAAAGGTTCAGCCGAAAAAAATCGTTACTAGTAATGTATTTACTGCCGGTATGACCGCCGTTATCATTATCTTTGGTATCGCGTGGATGAGTAACACGATTATTAGCTTCCATAAGCCTTATCTCGTCTCAATGGTGAGTGATGTCGTTAGTGTTTACCCTTGGAGTTTTGCCATTGCGATGTTCGTGGCGTCGATTTTCCTTAAAAGTCAGGCAGCAGTACTAACTATCATGCTTCCATTAGGTTTCTCGTTGGGAATTCCAGCAGAGGTTCTTATTGGGGTGCTACCGGCTTGTTATGCCTATTTCTTCTTCCCATTCTACCCAAGTGATCTGGCCGCTATCACGTTTGACCGTTCTGGGACGACTCGTATTGGTAAATATGTGTTAAACCACAGCTTTATTGCACCTGGTTTTATTGGCGTCGTTACCGCAACGATCGTCGGTTACTTCCTTTCAATGGCTTTTAACTAA